From the genome of Flavobacterium ovatum, one region includes:
- the tsaD gene encoding tRNA (adenosine(37)-N6)-threonylcarbamoyltransferase complex transferase subunit TsaD, whose translation MQNPEVFILAIESSCDDTAAAVLNNDKVLSNVVANQLIHSQYGGVVPELASRAHQQNIVPVIDAALKKANIQKEQLSAIAFTQGPGLMGSLLVGSSFAKSMASALNIPLIAVNHMHAHILAHFIDEEGYDKPEFPFLALTISGGHTQIVRVEGFFDMTIIGETTDDAVGEAFDKTAKILGLPYPGGPLVDKNAQLGNPIAFKFTKPKVPGLDFSFSGLKTAILYFIQKKKLENENFIDENINDICASVQHTIIEILMDKLKLAVKETGINKIAIGGGVSANSGIRKTLKEGEQKYGWKTYIPKFEYTTDNAAMIGIVGYQKYLTQQFETATVVSKARIQF comes from the coding sequence ATGCAAAATCCCGAGGTTTTTATTCTTGCCATCGAAAGTTCCTGTGATGATACTGCTGCCGCTGTTTTAAATAACGATAAAGTATTGTCAAATGTTGTTGCTAATCAGCTAATTCATTCACAATATGGAGGTGTAGTACCTGAACTAGCTTCGAGAGCACACCAACAAAATATTGTTCCCGTAATTGATGCCGCTCTTAAAAAAGCCAATATTCAAAAAGAACAACTCAGTGCCATTGCTTTTACCCAAGGTCCAGGACTTATGGGTTCACTACTCGTGGGGAGTTCTTTTGCGAAGTCAATGGCTAGTGCATTAAACATCCCTTTGATTGCCGTAAATCATATGCATGCACATATTTTAGCCCATTTTATTGATGAAGAAGGCTATGACAAACCAGAATTTCCGTTTTTAGCCTTAACCATTAGTGGTGGACATACTCAAATTGTGAGAGTTGAAGGTTTTTTTGATATGACCATAATTGGCGAAACAACTGATGATGCGGTTGGAGAAGCATTTGATAAAACTGCAAAAATATTAGGACTTCCCTATCCTGGTGGTCCATTAGTTGATAAAAATGCACAATTAGGAAATCCAATAGCTTTTAAGTTTACCAAGCCTAAAGTTCCGGGATTGGATTTTAGTTTTTCTGGTCTCAAAACGGCTATTTTGTATTTTATCCAAAAGAAAAAACTTGAGAACGAAAATTTCATTGACGAAAACATCAATGATATTTGTGCTTCGGTTCAACATACTATCATCGAGATTTTGATGGACAAACTAAAATTAGCTGTCAAAGAAACTGGCATCAATAAAATAGCAATTGGCGGCGGCGTTTCTGCTAATTCAGGTATTAGAAAAACGCTAAAAGAAGGCGAACAAAAATACGGGTGGAAAACCTATATCCCCAAATTTGAATACACCACAGATAATGCTGCAATGATAGGAATTGTAGGTTATCAAAAATATTTAACACAACAATTTGAAACCGCTACAGTTGTTTCAAAAGCACGAATCCAATTTTAA
- a CDS encoding 16S rRNA (uracil(1498)-N(3))-methyltransferase yields MQLFYNIDLNESTESFSFDKEESRHIIKVLRKKDGDILHVTNGLGLLFETKINLASDNKCTVDILSFTKKEPSKYHLHLAVAPTKMNDRFEWFLEKATEIGIHEITPIICDRSERKVINQDRYEKIILSALKQANELYLPKLNPAISFKDFVGQTEKKGLQLIAHCEETDKKTLKSILKPNEDVTMLIGPEGDFSDKEIQLALENNFQAVSLGNTRLRTETAAMVACHSIAFFNEN; encoded by the coding sequence ATGCAATTATTTTACAATATTGACCTAAACGAATCTACAGAAAGCTTTTCTTTTGACAAAGAAGAAAGCAGGCACATCATTAAAGTATTGCGGAAAAAAGATGGTGATATACTACACGTTACCAATGGATTAGGACTTTTATTTGAAACTAAAATTAATTTGGCCTCCGATAATAAATGTACGGTTGATATTTTATCTTTCACAAAAAAAGAACCTTCTAAATATCATTTGCATTTGGCAGTAGCCCCTACCAAAATGAACGATCGATTTGAATGGTTTTTGGAAAAAGCAACTGAAATAGGTATTCATGAAATTACACCAATTATTTGTGATCGTTCTGAAAGAAAAGTGATCAATCAAGATCGTTATGAGAAAATAATCTTATCGGCTTTAAAACAAGCTAACGAGCTTTATTTACCCAAATTAAACCCTGCCATTTCATTTAAAGATTTTGTTGGTCAAACAGAAAAAAAAGGCCTTCAATTAATTGCTCATTGCGAAGAAACGGATAAAAAAACACTTAAATCTATTTTGAAACCAAATGAAGATGTCACCATGCTGATAGGACCTGAGGGAGATTTTTCAGATAAAGAAATCCAACTAGCATTAGAGAATAACTTCCAAGCCGTATCTTTGGGAAATACTAGATTACGAACTGAAACAGCTGCAATGGTAGCCTGTCATAGTATTGCTTTTTTTAATGAGAATTAA